In Fibrobacter sp. UWB15, the following proteins share a genomic window:
- a CDS encoding FISUMP domain-containing protein, giving the protein MKSVKWSLFTFALIASLFSACSTTSSSDNPEEISSSDSKPDCSNSKSGTSSSSYKAESVTDADLIDVQKFAGQKEDTVYAKDGIIYNTLRVGPAIWMNENLRSEEPFKVKSACYEYDEINCNKYGRLYLNNKESSPVAACPENYRLPSIGLWKELYESDVGFEPVFAGTCSKRDTLECDGLKSTVRYLANDDRAIVFTKDSAGHISYKVQDVVDNAFYSVRCVKPRTIVEKMVELPICDNDLVSMPNVYVIEKERSYYCDTYDQQWEETGSGECLASEEKDFYLMNGGLLVCRNQKWQVATIRDAGEKCTKAELYNEYVLNSTRYVCLDSGWVELKFPASVLGYCREKFYGKVAKTDENVSYTCDSTGWRYTLIEDVYGECVEDSVYKVVEFNGKKWMCHSSLEWYLGNDQEQAMGFCTKDLFDSVRTYSGEFYRCGSAFESWSWEYATEHLPKCDKSRMWDTITIDSTVYMCNGDLEWQYVNMGYVYGPCTDDNLGEIQYDESEREYYMCIKHSANSIDNKKKIATWSWQLTLPAARELGLCQYDTTYYKVAGDACYRCENSYWSLFSNFADDCSD; this is encoded by the coding sequence ATGAAGAGTGTTAAGTGGTCTTTGTTTACGTTTGCCTTGATTGCAAGCCTGTTCAGCGCCTGTAGTACAACGTCTTCTTCGGATAATCCCGAAGAAATATCGAGTTCGGATAGTAAGCCGGATTGCAGCAACAGCAAAAGTGGAACGTCTTCTAGCTCCTATAAGGCTGAAAGCGTGACGGATGCCGATCTTATAGATGTGCAGAAGTTTGCTGGCCAAAAGGAGGATACGGTTTATGCAAAAGATGGTATCATATACAACACGCTCCGTGTAGGTCCAGCTATCTGGATGAACGAAAATCTGCGTTCTGAAGAACCGTTCAAGGTAAAGAGCGCTTGCTACGAATATGATGAAATCAATTGCAACAAGTACGGTAGACTTTATCTGAACAACAAGGAAAGTAGCCCCGTGGCCGCATGCCCCGAAAATTACAGGCTGCCTTCGATTGGCTTGTGGAAAGAATTGTACGAAAGCGATGTGGGTTTTGAACCTGTATTTGCCGGAACCTGCAGTAAGCGGGATACGTTGGAATGTGATGGCCTGAAGAGTACGGTAAGGTACTTGGCTAATGACGACCGCGCGATTGTCTTTACCAAGGATAGCGCCGGGCATATCTCCTACAAAGTGCAGGATGTGGTTGACAATGCTTTCTATTCTGTACGTTGTGTCAAGCCCCGTACGATTGTCGAAAAAATGGTGGAACTCCCGATTTGCGACAATGATTTGGTGAGCATGCCGAATGTATACGTAATCGAAAAGGAACGCTCGTATTATTGCGATACCTATGACCAGCAATGGGAAGAAACTGGAAGCGGCGAGTGTCTCGCTTCTGAAGAGAAGGATTTCTACTTAATGAACGGAGGCTTGTTGGTTTGCCGTAACCAGAAATGGCAGGTGGCAACTATTCGAGATGCCGGTGAAAAGTGTACGAAGGCGGAACTGTACAACGAGTACGTTTTGAATTCAACTCGTTATGTTTGCCTCGACAGTGGCTGGGTAGAACTCAAGTTCCCGGCTTCGGTACTTGGATATTGTCGCGAAAAGTTCTACGGCAAGGTTGCCAAGACTGACGAAAATGTTTCCTATACCTGCGATTCCACCGGATGGAGATATACGCTGATTGAGGATGTATATGGCGAATGTGTAGAGGATAGCGTCTATAAGGTAGTTGAGTTCAATGGGAAAAAGTGGATGTGCCATTCGTCGCTTGAATGGTATCTCGGCAATGATCAAGAACAGGCGATGGGCTTTTGTACGAAGGATCTCTTTGACTCGGTAAGAACCTATTCGGGTGAATTCTATAGATGTGGTTCTGCTTTTGAAAGCTGGAGTTGGGAATACGCTACGGAGCATTTGCCAAAGTGCGATAAATCTAGAATGTGGGATACAATCACAATCGATTCGACGGTGTATATGTGCAATGGCGATTTGGAATGGCAGTATGTAAATATGGGCTATGTCTATGGGCCATGCACAGATGATAACCTTGGCGAGATTCAGTATGATGAATCTGAAAGGGAATATTATATGTGCATAAAGCATTCTGCAAATTCAATAGACAACAAGAAAAAAATTGCTACCTGGTCTTGGCAGCTTACGCTTCCTGCCGCTCGTGAACTAGGGCTATGTCAGTACGATACCACTTACTATAAGGTTGCAGGCGACGCCTGCTATCGGTGTGAAAATTCTTATTGGTCCCTTTTCTCGAATTTTGCTGACGATTGTTCTGACTGA
- the mfd gene encoding transcription-repair coupling factor yields MVESLSEFLTFSHSESLNLFNKVESGAIHVNGATVSAASMMVASRFLKKPGPILVVTRDYKSAESWVENLEGLLGENFVRFFPSIGLKPYEKKIPFEGVLEERLKFFRDIESDIPFVTVCPLDALLMRLPAPQSVLKECKTLKVGDVLEPASLRPWFMDHGFIEQPVVSGVGEYSIRGCIVDVNCLLYPHPIRIEFFGDEIESIRSFDIFTQRSVEQMKTVQLFPMGEFTVPEREAAKFNGDLSGLWWHRGRYQQLNYSLLDYLPNASLVFEDLSGLSETASKLYVNYERAFQEIRAVDRDVVEPVRTWFKMGELSRNFVVRASMDLTRVKVDDGRWHELHCKPQAFSSSGTDAVAKEIEEFAAQGGTVYVVAPTAGALNRIKLLLEDLPVEDYIIGNMSEGFWLEEDNVAFLTETRIFNRHSNKTRKRKIAGSVSGALLIESLNRGDFVSHEDHGVGKYLGLVRVNVNGGMVDCALLEYAGGDRLKFPVADLQKIERLDVQETTPKLDRLGGKAWENLKERVKKKVIQIARELVELYAKRELVDGFEFPPDGKLQKEFEDAFEYDPTPDQVKATEDIKRDMESRRPMDRLICGDVGFGKTEVAMRAAFKCVVSKKQVVLLVPTTILAAQHYENFMDRFAGFGVNIALVNRYKTAKEKKEIFKQVSEGKIDILIGTHSLLSEQNKFKDLGLLIIDEEQKFGVKQKEKLREIRLAVDTLSMSATPIPRSLHLSMTGVRDISLINTPPVNRLPVETKLMKRDDLVIKQAIEDELARGGQVFVVNDRVQSIDTLAGEIQTMVPDATVGVAHGQMNDRELENAMEAFLSRKFDILVSTSIIESGLDVPNANTIIIVNAHHFGISQLYQMRGRVGRSSVLAKALLVIPSKNEISPESMRRLKALEQFTDLGSGYQLAMRDLEIRGAGNLLGQEQHGFIAEVGFETYVRLVREAVEMLRGGTAEKPIQTRVEIGVDAYLPEDYIQDGLTRISMYQRIARVTRTDEIETIAQELADRFGPVPEAAKMLLVVTEIGLLAGRLRIQGLVQRKGMLAATFAEFPPSDPRIISEMYANTQFPMRIISGPPLQVVMELGKGNAVELAEKALKEFRAFAVIKADSVVTASRTN; encoded by the coding sequence ATGGTTGAGTCACTTTCAGAGTTTCTTACATTTTCGCATTCCGAGTCGCTGAACCTTTTTAACAAGGTCGAGTCTGGCGCCATTCATGTGAATGGGGCGACGGTTTCTGCGGCCTCCATGATGGTGGCGTCGCGCTTTTTAAAGAAGCCGGGCCCGATTCTAGTTGTTACGCGGGATTACAAGAGTGCGGAATCCTGGGTCGAAAATCTGGAAGGGCTGCTAGGCGAAAACTTCGTCCGGTTTTTCCCTTCGATAGGTTTAAAGCCATACGAAAAGAAGATTCCTTTTGAAGGGGTTCTCGAAGAACGCCTCAAGTTTTTCAGGGATATAGAGTCTGATATCCCCTTTGTGACTGTGTGTCCGCTGGACGCCCTGCTGATGCGGCTTCCGGCACCGCAATCCGTGCTGAAGGAATGCAAAACCCTCAAGGTGGGCGATGTCCTGGAACCGGCCTCTTTGCGCCCTTGGTTTATGGATCATGGCTTTATAGAGCAGCCTGTGGTTTCGGGTGTGGGGGAGTACTCCATTCGCGGCTGTATTGTAGATGTCAACTGCCTTCTGTACCCGCATCCGATTCGTATTGAGTTCTTTGGCGACGAAATCGAATCGATTCGTAGCTTCGATATTTTCACGCAACGCTCCGTAGAACAGATGAAGACGGTGCAGCTGTTCCCCATGGGTGAATTTACGGTTCCTGAACGCGAAGCGGCCAAGTTCAACGGCGACCTTTCGGGACTTTGGTGGCATCGTGGCCGCTACCAGCAGCTGAACTATAGTCTATTGGACTATTTGCCTAATGCTTCGCTTGTGTTTGAAGATTTGTCTGGCCTTTCGGAAACAGCTTCGAAGCTGTACGTGAATTATGAAAGGGCTTTCCAAGAAATCCGGGCGGTAGACCGTGACGTGGTAGAGCCTGTTCGCACTTGGTTCAAGATGGGCGAACTTTCGCGGAATTTCGTAGTTCGCGCCTCGATGGACCTGACCCGCGTCAAGGTCGATGATGGTCGCTGGCATGAACTCCATTGCAAGCCGCAGGCGTTCTCATCGAGTGGAACCGATGCGGTCGCTAAAGAAATTGAGGAATTTGCGGCGCAGGGTGGAACTGTTTATGTGGTAGCCCCTACTGCGGGTGCATTGAACCGCATTAAGCTACTGCTCGAAGATCTCCCGGTAGAAGATTATATTATCGGTAACATGTCCGAAGGTTTTTGGCTGGAAGAAGACAATGTGGCCTTCCTTACCGAAACCCGCATTTTCAATCGCCATTCCAACAAGACCCGTAAGCGTAAAATTGCGGGCTCCGTGTCGGGCGCACTCCTGATTGAATCCTTGAACCGCGGCGATTTCGTTTCTCACGAAGACCATGGTGTCGGCAAGTACTTAGGGCTTGTCCGCGTGAACGTGAACGGCGGTATGGTGGACTGCGCCTTGCTGGAATACGCGGGCGGTGACCGACTCAAGTTCCCGGTGGCGGACCTTCAGAAGATTGAGCGCCTTGATGTGCAAGAGACTACTCCGAAACTGGACCGTTTGGGAGGCAAGGCTTGGGAAAATCTCAAGGAACGAGTCAAGAAGAAGGTCATCCAGATTGCCCGCGAGCTGGTGGAACTTTACGCTAAGCGTGAACTGGTCGATGGCTTTGAGTTCCCGCCCGATGGCAAGTTGCAGAAAGAATTTGAAGACGCTTTTGAATACGATCCGACACCTGACCAGGTGAAGGCTACCGAAGATATCAAACGCGACATGGAAAGTCGTCGCCCCATGGACCGTCTGATCTGTGGCGACGTGGGCTTCGGAAAGACCGAAGTTGCTATGCGTGCGGCATTCAAGTGCGTGGTGAGCAAAAAGCAGGTGGTGCTTTTAGTGCCGACCACGATTCTCGCTGCCCAGCATTACGAAAACTTCATGGATCGTTTTGCAGGCTTTGGTGTGAATATCGCGCTTGTCAACCGTTACAAGACTGCCAAGGAAAAGAAGGAAATCTTCAAGCAGGTGAGCGAAGGCAAGATCGATATTCTGATTGGCACGCACAGCCTGCTTTCGGAACAGAACAAGTTTAAGGACTTGGGTCTTCTGATTATCGATGAAGAACAGAAATTCGGTGTGAAGCAAAAGGAAAAACTGCGAGAAATTCGTCTTGCAGTTGATACCTTGAGCATGAGTGCCACGCCGATTCCGCGCTCGCTGCATTTGAGCATGACGGGCGTGCGCGATATTTCTTTGATTAACACGCCGCCGGTGAATCGCTTGCCTGTAGAAACCAAACTTATGAAGCGTGACGACCTGGTCATTAAGCAGGCGATAGAAGACGAACTTGCCCGCGGTGGCCAGGTGTTTGTGGTGAACGACCGTGTCCAAAGCATTGATACCTTGGCCGGCGAAATTCAGACTATGGTTCCCGATGCGACCGTGGGCGTGGCTCATGGCCAGATGAACGACCGTGAACTTGAAAATGCCATGGAGGCTTTCCTTTCTCGAAAGTTCGATATTCTGGTAAGCACCAGTATTATTGAATCCGGTTTGGATGTGCCCAATGCGAATACGATCATCATCGTGAATGCGCATCACTTTGGCATTAGTCAGCTTTACCAGATGCGCGGTCGCGTGGGCCGCAGTAGCGTCTTGGCGAAAGCGCTTCTGGTGATTCCGTCGAAGAACGAAATTTCGCCAGAATCCATGCGCCGCCTAAAGGCTCTGGAACAATTTACCGATTTGGGAAGCGGCTATCAGCTGGCGATGCGTGACTTGGAAATTCGTGGTGCCGGTAACTTGCTCGGCCAGGAACAGCATGGCTTTATCGCCGAAGTCGGCTTTGAAACTTATGTGCGCCTGGTGCGTGAAGCGGTGGAAATGTTGCGTGGCGGTACTGCCGAAAAGCCGATACAGACCCGAGTGGAAATCGGCGTGGATGCTTACCTGCCGGAAGACTATATTCAGGACGGCCTCACTCGAATTTCGATGTACCAGCGTATAGCCCGTGTGACTCGTACCGATGAAATCGAAACAATCGCCCAGGAATTGGCGGACCGTTTTGGCCCTGTGCCCGAAGCGGCGAAGATGCTCCTGGTGGTGACAGAGATCGGTCTTTTGGCGGGTCGCTTGCGCATTCAGGGACTGGTGCAGCGCAAGGGAATGCTTGCGGCTACGTTCGCTGAATTCCCGCCGTCGGATCCGCGCATTATCAGTGAAATGTAT